The Paenibacillus sp. 481 DNA window ACCCCGATACTGCCAAGCAGCACCCATTCGTACAAAGATGGCATAACAAATTGGTTCCACATGAACGGAATGGATACGACCGTAGCCGTAGCCAAAAAGTAAAAGACGATCTCGTAGGCGTGATGCCTTTGGCTTAAATAGCGAATCGAAGTTGCTGCCCCAGCAGCGAATAGCGCACTAAGCACACCGACGAATGCATAGATCGAGTAGGTCGAATAGTTGAACGGCTTGACGAGCAATATCGCGCCCACAAAAGCGAGCACCAGCAGCCAAATCGTCTGCTTAGATAGCTTCTCTTTCAGGAATAGCGTTGCAACGACGATAACAAATACAGGCGATAAATGGGCTAAAATGCTCGCATCGGTCAACGGTATTTTTGATATCGTATAAAAATATGCAATTAAGTAGAGGGCTCCGAGTACGCCGCGCAACGCTAGCATCGGGATACCTTTTTTAGAAAACTCCACTTGTTGCAT harbors:
- a CDS encoding DMT family transporter; translated protein: MKNGVYLAICSSLIFSIMNALVKEVSATIPSSEVAFFRSIIGTVLIFAMMRMQQVEFSKKGIPMLALRGVLGALYLIAYFYTISKIPLTDASILAHLSPVFVIVVATLFLKEKLSKQTIWLLVLAFVGAILLVKPFNYSTYSIYAFVGVLSALFAAGAATSIRYLSQRHHAYEIVFYFLATATVVSIPFMWNQFVMPSLYEWVLLGSIGVVSLIGQIFLTKAFTHENAIVVEVVRYIGILFNATWGFMFWSETPDGITVLGGVLIVAACIALSRKKKPQPTERPNQQSNQQLKEQPKEQQPPQSTVYTRKM